In Candidatus Kuenenbacteria bacterium, one DNA window encodes the following:
- a CDS encoding DUF333 domain-containing protein, whose amino-acid sequence MARNEGRIACTEEAKICPDGTAVGRIGPDCEFAPCPENNNNIGLANPASTNCTDKGGTLVMKENKLGQYGVCLFDDNRQCEEWAMMRGQCPVGGLKITGYENEAQVYCAITGGTVEGVGTESVLCKRVDGTRCEVIANFNGECPNPNNPEPNAGNREVE is encoded by the coding sequence GTGGCCAGGAATGAAGGCCGGATCGCCTGTACAGAAGAGGCCAAGATTTGCCCTGATGGCACAGCGGTCGGCCGTATTGGGCCTGATTGCGAATTTGCGCCTTGTCCAGAAAACAATAATAATATCGGCCTGGCCAATCCGGCGAGCACCAATTGTACTGACAAGGGCGGAACTTTGGTGATGAAAGAAAATAAACTCGGCCAATATGGCGTGTGCCTTTTTGATGACAATCGGCAATGTGAAGAGTGGGCGATGATGCGCGGTCAGTGCCCGGTTGGTGGATTAAAGATCACCGGTTATGAAAATGAGGCGCAAGTCTATTGTGCCATCACAGGTGGGACAGTCGAGGGCGTGGGCACAGAAAGCGTTTTGTGCAAAAGAGTGGACGGCACTCGTTGCGAAGTGATTGCCAATTTTAATGGTGAATGCCCAAATCCCAATAACCCTGAACCGAACGCTGGCAATAGAGAAGTGGAATAG
- a CDS encoding virulence RhuM family protein, translated as MLEQDKNNQIIIYSTADGETRIEVQIKNETVWLSQKQMAELFDCSVDNISLHLKNVFKEAELNENSVTEEYSVTATDGKNYLVKHYNLDAIISVGYRINSLRGTQFRVWATQKLKEYIVKGFVMDDERLAEGRVRKTYFEEWEERIRKIRTSEANFYQKVRDVFATSADYNFKTDYAQKFFATVQNKFHFAITGLTAAEIISHRVDSQKENMGLTNWKGEVITREQAQIAKNYLEELELKRLNLLVEQFLSFAELQSVEQRVMYMKDWIQKLDDFLILNDKEILNNTGDISHLEMENKVREELKKYNESVKRLKNL; from the coding sequence CTTTCGCAAAAGCAAATGGCTGAGCTTTTTGATTGTTCTGTGGATAATATCAGTCTGCACCTAAAAAATGTTTTTAAAGAGGCTGAATTAAACGAAAATTCAGTTACCGAGGAATACTCGGTAACTGCCACTGACGGTAAAAATTACCTTGTAAAACATTATAATTTAGACGCCATAATTTCCGTTGGCTATCGTATAAATTCTCTGCGTGGCACGCAATTTCGCGTTTGGGCCACCCAAAAATTGAAAGAATACATAGTAAAAGGTTTTGTGATGGATGACGAACGACTAGCCGAGGGCAGAGTGCGCAAAACATATTTTGAAGAATGGGAAGAAAGAATTAGAAAAATCAGAACTTCAGAAGCAAATTTCTATCAAAAAGTCCGCGATGTTTTTGCCACGAGCGCCGACTACAATTTCAAAACAGATTATGCCCAAAAGTTTTTTGCCACGGTGCAGAATAAATTTCATTTTGCCATTACCGGACTCACCGCGGCGGAAATAATTTCCCACCGAGTGGACAGTCAAAAAGAAAATATGGGTTTGACCAACTGGAAAGGGGAAGTTATTACGCGCGAGCAAGCCCAAATTGCCAAAAATTATTTAGAAGAATTGGAATTAAAGAGATTGAATTTATTGGTGGAACAATTTTTATCTTTTGCTGAATTGCAAAGTGTGGAGCAGAGAGTCATGTATATGAAAGATTGGATTCAAAAACTGGATGATTTTTTAATTTTAAATGATAAGGAAATTTTAAATAACACCGGTGATATTTCACACTTGGAAATGGAGAATAAAGTCCGAGAAGAGCTGAAGAAATATAATGAGAGTGTCAAAAGATTGAAAAATTTATAA